The Thermonema lapsum genome window below encodes:
- a CDS encoding efflux RND transporter permease subunit yields MLSAMIRFFIENKLFTVLLLLLLTGWGMLTAPFDWDFMRALPRDPVPIDAIPDIGENQQIVFTEWEGRSPQDVEDQITYPLTTYLLGVPGVKTIRSTSMFGFSSIYILFEEEVDFYWSRARILEKLSALPAGLLPPGVQPALGPDATALGQVFWYTLEGRDEQGRPTGGWDLHELRSVQDYYVRYALNSVEGVSEVASVGGFVKEYQIEVNPAALKLYGIALEEVVEAVRRSNRDGGARTIEVNRVEYLVRGLGYVKSVKDLEEAVVTVRQGAPIRLKELAWVSVGPAPRRGLLDKEGAEVVGGVVVARYGANPLEVIQKVKEKIREIAPGLPKKELSDGRVSRLTIVPFYDRSKLIYETLGTLEEALTLEILITILVVVVMVLNLRASMLIASLLPIAVLMCFIAMRSFGIDANIVALSGIAIAIGTMVDLGIVLSESIIQQMEQAPPGQSMRETVYKGVIEVSGAIVTAVATTVVSFLPVFALQAAEGKLFTPLAYTKTFALLASLLVALLILPAFAHWFFGVRFDKRKLRWGRLLLLPVALLAWWGASVWAAVVLSLFAFRTLLELPFLQKYLPSAVSAFNRQYAALLIVVFAVLWLLTDYWMPLGAARPFWQNMLMVALMAGSVLLLFVLLERYYRPMLAWCIEHKNIYLAVPSILLLWGLLVWLGFESLFGWVARGFDAVGWNIRTTTLWSTMWHAFPGIGKEFMPSLDEGSFLLMPANMPHAGVEHNREVLAQVDRLVASIPEVESVVGKAGRVESALDPAPLSMFENIINYKPEYVTDERGHRLRFKVDEAGRFITRSGKRYTHEEALQAGVSPQELIRDDEGLYFRNWRAHIQSPDDIWQEIVARTQIPGLTAAPKLQPIETRLIMLQTGMRALMGIKVYGPDLPTIEQFGFELEKILKQVPLVKPETVFADRVIGKPYLQLRIKREEAARFGLKVEDILQYIEVAIGGMPLTTTVEGRERYAVRVRYPRELRDTPESIAKMLIAAPTGAQIPLEQVVEIAYTQGPQEIKSEDGFLVSYVLFDKKEGFSEVEVVEAARRAIEQRMAAGELKVPAGVSFKFSGSYENQVRAEKRLTVIVPLVLLLIFLILYWQLREVSMTLMVFTGVAIAFSGGFVLIWLWGQPWFADFSLFGQNLRQLFSMHPINLSVAIWVGFIALFGIATDDGVLMSTYLQQSLKKNRPVSMEALKKAVIEGGARRIRACAMTTATTVIALLPVLTSTGRGADIMIPMAIPTIGGMLIDISSYFLVPVLVYWHESLKLKKDEKRNQT; encoded by the coding sequence ATGCTAAGCGCCATGATTCGCTTTTTTATTGAGAATAAACTATTTACTGTCCTTCTTTTACTGCTATTGACGGGGTGGGGGATGCTCACTGCTCCCTTCGACTGGGATTTTATGCGTGCTTTGCCGCGCGACCCGGTGCCCATAGACGCTATCCCCGACATAGGCGAGAACCAGCAAATTGTATTTACGGAGTGGGAAGGACGCTCCCCACAAGACGTGGAAGACCAAATCACCTATCCCTTGACGACCTATCTGTTGGGGGTACCCGGCGTAAAGACCATTCGCAGCACCTCTATGTTTGGCTTTTCGAGTATTTACATCCTCTTCGAAGAGGAGGTGGACTTTTATTGGTCGCGGGCACGCATCTTGGAAAAACTGAGTGCCCTGCCCGCAGGTTTGTTGCCGCCGGGTGTGCAACCTGCCTTGGGACCCGATGCCACGGCTTTGGGGCAGGTTTTTTGGTACACCCTCGAAGGGCGCGACGAGCAGGGGCGCCCTACAGGAGGTTGGGACTTGCACGAGCTGCGTAGTGTTCAAGATTACTACGTGCGCTATGCCTTGAATTCGGTAGAGGGCGTATCGGAGGTAGCTTCTGTTGGTGGTTTTGTGAAAGAGTATCAAATAGAAGTGAATCCTGCGGCGCTGAAACTTTATGGCATCGCTTTGGAAGAAGTGGTGGAAGCGGTGCGACGCTCGAACCGTGACGGTGGCGCTCGAACCATCGAGGTGAACCGCGTAGAGTATTTGGTGCGGGGTTTGGGGTATGTCAAAAGTGTGAAGGATTTAGAAGAAGCTGTGGTAACGGTTCGACAAGGGGCACCCATCCGTCTCAAAGAACTGGCTTGGGTGAGCGTTGGTCCAGCACCTCGCCGTGGTCTGCTTGACAAAGAGGGTGCCGAAGTGGTGGGGGGCGTGGTAGTAGCCCGCTATGGCGCCAATCCGCTGGAAGTGATTCAAAAAGTAAAAGAAAAGATACGAGAGATAGCCCCCGGCTTGCCTAAAAAAGAGTTGTCAGATGGGCGTGTGAGTCGGCTCACCATCGTGCCTTTTTATGACCGCTCGAAGCTTATTTACGAAACCCTTGGCACTTTGGAAGAAGCGCTGACGCTCGAAATCCTTATTACTATACTGGTGGTAGTGGTAATGGTGTTGAATCTGCGGGCGTCGATGCTGATTGCATCTTTACTGCCCATAGCCGTGCTGATGTGCTTTATTGCTATGCGCTCTTTTGGCATCGATGCCAACATTGTGGCGCTGTCGGGCATTGCCATTGCTATTGGTACCATGGTCGATTTGGGTATCGTGCTTTCTGAGAGCATCATTCAGCAGATGGAGCAGGCACCGCCGGGGCAAAGCATGCGCGAAACAGTGTACAAAGGGGTTATCGAAGTCTCGGGCGCTATAGTAACTGCCGTCGCCACTACGGTGGTGAGTTTTTTGCCGGTATTTGCTTTGCAAGCGGCTGAAGGCAAGCTATTTACCCCTTTGGCATATACCAAGACGTTTGCGCTGCTGGCTTCCCTCTTGGTGGCTTTGCTTATACTGCCTGCCTTTGCTCATTGGTTCTTTGGTGTACGTTTCGATAAAAGAAAATTGCGCTGGGGGCGCTTGCTGCTGCTTCCCGTAGCTTTGCTTGCTTGGTGGGGGGCAAGTGTTTGGGCTGCCGTTGTGCTGTCTTTGTTTGCTTTTCGCACTCTTTTGGAACTGCCCTTCTTACAAAAGTATCTTCCCTCGGCGGTGAGCGCCTTCAACCGCCAATATGCTGCCCTCTTGATTGTCGTCTTTGCGGTGCTGTGGTTGTTAACAGACTATTGGATGCCTTTGGGGGCTGCGCGCCCCTTCTGGCAAAATATGTTGATGGTGGCTTTGATGGCAGGCAGTGTGTTGTTGTTGTTTGTGCTGCTGGAGCGCTATTATCGTCCCATGCTTGCGTGGTGCATAGAACACAAAAATATTTATCTGGCAGTTCCTTCAATTTTGTTGCTTTGGGGCTTGCTGGTGTGGCTGGGCTTTGAAAGTTTGTTTGGGTGGGTGGCTCGTGGTTTCGATGCTGTGGGGTGGAACATACGCACCACTACCCTGTGGAGCACCATGTGGCATGCCTTTCCCGGTATAGGCAAAGAGTTTATGCCTTCGTTGGATGAAGGTAGCTTCTTGCTGATGCCTGCCAACATGCCGCACGCCGGTGTGGAACACAACCGAGAGGTACTCGCGCAGGTCGATAGGTTGGTAGCCAGCATTCCGGAAGTGGAGTCGGTAGTGGGCAAAGCCGGGCGGGTAGAGTCTGCCTTAGACCCCGCCCCCTTGTCGATGTTTGAAAACATCATCAACTATAAGCCGGAATATGTAACCGACGAAAGAGGGCATCGCCTGCGTTTCAAGGTAGATGAAGCGGGGCGTTTCATCACCCGCTCGGGCAAAAGATACACCCATGAAGAAGCCTTGCAGGCGGGGGTGTCGCCACAGGAGCTCATTCGTGATGATGAAGGCTTGTATTTTCGCAACTGGCGTGCCCATATTCAATCGCCCGATGACATTTGGCAAGAGATAGTGGCACGCACGCAAATACCGGGGCTCACTGCCGCTCCCAAATTGCAGCCCATAGAAACACGCTTGATAATGCTTCAGACAGGCATGCGTGCGCTCATGGGCATCAAAGTGTATGGTCCAGACCTGCCGACAATCGAACAATTTGGCTTCGAGCTGGAAAAAATACTTAAGCAAGTACCATTGGTGAAACCAGAGACCGTATTTGCCGACCGTGTGATTGGCAAGCCTTATTTGCAACTGCGCATCAAGCGCGAAGAAGCCGCTCGCTTCGGTTTGAAGGTAGAAGACATCTTGCAGTATATAGAAGTGGCTATTGGAGGCATGCCCCTGACCACCACAGTTGAAGGACGCGAGCGCTACGCGGTGCGGGTGCGTTACCCGCGGGAGTTGCGCGATACGCCCGAATCCATCGCCAAGATGTTGATTGCTGCCCCCACAGGCGCACAAATACCTCTGGAGCAGGTCGTAGAGATAGCATACACCCAAGGACCGCAAGAAATCAAGAGTGAAGATGGCTTCTTGGTGAGCTACGTGTTGTTTGATAAAAAAGAAGGATTCTCTGAGGTAGAAGTGGTAGAAGCTGCCCGCCGGGCTATTGAGCAACGCATGGCGGCAGGAGAGTTAAAAGTGCCTGCTGGCGTGAGTTTTAAATTTTCGGGGAGCTACGAAAACCAAGTACGTGCCGAAAAGCGCCTTACTGTCATTGTGCCGCTGGTTTTGCTGCTTATTTTCCTGATTCTCTATTGGCAGCTGCGCGAGGTGTCCATGACCCTGATGGTCTTTACCGGCGTGGCAATAGCTTTCAGCGGTGGTTTTGTGCTCATTTGGCTTTGGGGACAGCCTTGGTTTGCCGATTTTAGTTTGTTCGGGCAGAATCTTCGCCAGCTGTTTAGCATGCATCCCATCAACCTGAGTGTAGCCATATGGGTGGGCTTCATTGCCCTGTTTGGCATAGCCACCGACGACGGCGTATTGATGAGCACCTACTTGCAGCAGTCTTTGAAAAAGAACCGTCCTGTCAGCATGGAAGCCCTCAAAAAGGCAGTCATAGAAGGGGGGGCTCGCCGCATCCGGGCATGTGCTATGACTACTGCCACCACCGTGATTGCTCTTCTGCCTGTGCTTACTTCTACTGGGCGCGGTGCCGACATCATGATTCCCATGGCTATCCCTACTATAGGGGGTATGCTTATCGACATCAGCTCTTACTTTCTGGTGCCTGTTTTGGTGTATTGGCACGAATCATTGAAACTGAAAAAAGATGAAAAACGAAATCAAACATAG
- a CDS encoding NUDIX domain-containing protein, translating into MPYTYDYPRPALTADILLLGIAQDQTAHLLLIERKHPPFAGCWALPGGFMDEQEPIETTAMRELKEETGLEGVPLYQWRTYSTPGRDPRGRVVSVVFIGGCLIEQHPTVAADDAAALRWWSLHALPAMAFDHGQIVREAFDYLRQLSESSLQYLYPALAVHRHSWLKSIR; encoded by the coding sequence ATGCCTTATACCTACGACTATCCACGCCCCGCCCTCACTGCTGACATTCTGTTGCTGGGTATCGCCCAAGACCAAACAGCCCACTTGCTGCTCATCGAACGGAAACACCCCCCTTTTGCTGGCTGTTGGGCACTGCCCGGCGGTTTCATGGACGAACAAGAGCCTATAGAAACTACTGCGATGCGGGAACTGAAAGAAGAAACGGGTTTAGAAGGCGTGCCGTTGTATCAGTGGCGCACCTACAGCACTCCCGGGCGCGACCCGCGTGGGCGTGTCGTGTCGGTAGTGTTCATAGGTGGTTGTCTCATAGAGCAACACCCAACCGTTGCCGCCGATGATGCCGCCGCTTTACGCTGGTGGTCCTTGCATGCCTTGCCTGCTATGGCTTTCGACCATGGGCAAATCGTGCGTGAGGCATTCGACTACCTGCGGCAATTGTCAGAGAGCAGCCTGCAATATCTCTACCCTGCCTTGGCAGTGCATCGCCACAGCTGGCTGAAATCTATTCGCTAA
- a CDS encoding TolC family protein gives MKNEIKHRLHLLLLALLLFGNVWAQIPLHYRQQLTEHSPVLQAQRKSVEAYYQRSLKSGYLPEPTLSAGWFLLPVETRLGAQRLRLSVNQTLPWAGSLKAERRLADAAYHSQEMRLQAATAREWATFSKTYWSWFEWQAWYSIEEQNLQWLEQFEPILRSRLAAGAASMADYLRLDVRLQEVRLALEALKQKVYPWQVKLNRMLDRPDSTSIVPPDTLFPLDSLWLAVDSQMMNDHPQVQAIQHQWTAAEEQRTLAKLLRKPRLGVGLDYVVVSKLSDMNPPQNGRDILMPMVSVSLPLWGKRYQAAEAESIAWQQRLEYELTATVNELQSNWAEVRFELWESYRWYYLYASSIEKLNTTLQLLISSYAQSGQDFEEVLRLQQQLFEYKKKQISAYVRFQQAKAEWEYLNTQTY, from the coding sequence ATGAAAAACGAAATCAAACATAGATTGCATCTGCTGTTGCTTGCCCTCTTGTTGTTTGGCAATGTTTGGGCTCAAATACCACTACACTATCGCCAGCAGTTGACCGAACACAGCCCTGTACTGCAAGCCCAACGCAAGAGCGTGGAAGCCTACTATCAACGCAGTCTGAAAAGCGGCTATTTGCCGGAGCCCACTTTGAGTGCCGGTTGGTTTTTGCTGCCGGTCGAAACACGCTTGGGCGCGCAGCGTCTGCGCCTTTCAGTGAATCAAACGCTGCCGTGGGCAGGCAGCTTAAAAGCTGAACGCCGCCTTGCCGACGCCGCCTATCATAGCCAAGAGATGCGCCTGCAAGCAGCAACAGCACGCGAATGGGCAACCTTCAGCAAAACTTATTGGAGTTGGTTCGAGTGGCAGGCATGGTACAGCATCGAAGAGCAGAACCTGCAGTGGTTAGAACAGTTCGAGCCCATACTGCGCAGCCGTCTGGCAGCTGGCGCGGCTTCTATGGCAGATTACTTGCGTTTGGATGTGCGTCTACAAGAGGTACGCCTTGCTTTGGAAGCACTCAAGCAGAAAGTCTATCCGTGGCAGGTGAAGTTGAACCGTATGCTCGACCGTCCAGACAGCACTTCCATCGTGCCGCCCGATACCTTATTCCCTCTTGATAGCCTTTGGTTAGCGGTCGATAGCCAGATGATGAACGACCATCCGCAAGTGCAGGCAATACAACATCAATGGACAGCGGCAGAAGAACAGCGAACTTTGGCTAAGCTGCTGCGCAAACCACGCTTGGGAGTAGGCTTGGACTATGTGGTGGTAAGTAAACTATCGGACATGAATCCGCCTCAAAACGGGCGCGACATACTCATGCCTATGGTGTCGGTGTCGCTGCCTCTGTGGGGGAAACGCTACCAAGCAGCCGAAGCGGAAAGTATTGCTTGGCAGCAACGTCTGGAGTACGAGCTGACGGCAACGGTCAATGAATTGCAAAGCAATTGGGCAGAGGTTCGCTTTGAATTATGGGAAAGCTATCGCTGGTACTACCTCTATGCCAGTAGCATCGAGAAGCTCAATACCACCTTGCAGCTCTTGATAAGCAGCTATGCTCAAAGCGGTCAGGATTTCGAGGAGGTGCTTCGTCTGCAGCAGCAGCTGTTTGAATACAAGAAAAAACAAATATCGGCTTATGTGCGCTTTCAACAAGCCAAAGCCGAATGGGAGTATCTGAACACACAAACCTACTAA
- a CDS encoding HYC_CC_PP family protein, with protein sequence MKHSAHSLMKAFLSICFAVMTLLSQIGLSVARHYCGTRLVNEQVGIVVHPKGCGMEQSQVKAAADCSGEALTKTHCCSNELMVFQLKEDYTPALAGLPLSAPVWVLLLLVFFPSFLVFPLSRVLPPAVVSANLRRKGRRWLSHICCWRI encoded by the coding sequence GTGAAGCATTCTGCTCATTCGCTCATGAAAGCCTTTTTGTCCATATGTTTTGCCGTGATGACGCTGCTCAGCCAGATAGGTTTGAGTGTGGCGCGTCATTATTGCGGCACTCGGCTGGTAAATGAGCAAGTGGGCATCGTCGTGCACCCTAAGGGGTGCGGCATGGAACAAAGCCAAGTAAAGGCGGCAGCAGACTGTTCGGGCGAAGCTCTTACCAAAACCCACTGCTGCAGCAATGAGCTGATGGTCTTTCAATTGAAGGAAGACTACACACCTGCATTGGCAGGGTTGCCCCTCAGTGCGCCGGTGTGGGTCTTGCTGTTGCTTGTTTTCTTCCCTTCCTTTCTTGTCTTCCCTCTTTCGCGAGTACTGCCGCCTGCTGTCGTTTCTGCCAATTTGCGGCGAAAGGGTAGGCGTTGGTTGTCTCATATCTGCTGCTGGAGAATATAA
- a CDS encoding efflux RND transporter periplasmic adaptor subunit, with protein MKTILRYLKGRRLQALFLFVAGWMVGYWLSRSTPAQEPVAHEEHEHTQAPMWTCSMHPQIRQNEAGKCPLCGMDLVPAPALDDGGHASAYAVKMTPTAMALAQVQTFKVKKGKLFKPLRLNGQVAVNEQSVATQPAHIPGRVERLLVNFTGQYVQRGQVMAYIYSPELISAQEELLQAVRLQGEASPLAQAAKEKLRSWKLSDQQIAHILAAGSVQTVFPVLATTTGYVLRKQVNVGDYVNTGQSLFEIADLSTVWILLDVYEEDLPWIQPGMRLSYHVQALPGNTFEGTVDYVDPVVDPQSRVARARVVQANPGGQLKPGMLVVAEGQAGHKQAPQSLIVPKTAVMWTGKRSLVYVMSRSQEAVYFEMREVVLGLSLGDDYEIESGLQEGEEVVVHATFAIDAAAQLAGKPSMMNRQGGVMLSPHMHHGGTHGATPSTTSQAVPSALREPLRQLLDDYDQLKNALVEDKPAVARKAAQGMLNHLKQVPMETWEEEMHRFGMPQAERIGEAATTIAKAQNIEDMRRAFLTLSDAFIAWASRLPVAEDTLYLQYCPMASNNKGGYWLSREKNIQNPYFGSTMLRCGSVKQTLTPAK; from the coding sequence ATGAAAACCATACTTCGATATTTGAAAGGTCGCCGTCTGCAGGCTCTGTTCTTGTTTGTTGCCGGTTGGATGGTAGGGTATTGGCTCAGTCGTTCAACCCCTGCTCAGGAGCCTGTTGCCCACGAGGAACACGAACACACGCAGGCACCAATGTGGACCTGTTCTATGCACCCCCAAATACGCCAAAACGAAGCGGGCAAGTGCCCCCTTTGCGGTATGGATTTGGTGCCTGCCCCTGCGCTTGATGATGGTGGGCACGCCTCTGCTTATGCCGTGAAGATGACGCCCACAGCCATGGCATTGGCACAGGTGCAGACTTTCAAGGTGAAAAAAGGGAAGCTGTTCAAGCCATTGCGTCTTAACGGGCAGGTAGCCGTCAATGAGCAGAGCGTGGCGACCCAGCCGGCTCACATACCGGGGCGCGTCGAACGCCTGCTGGTGAACTTTACTGGGCAGTATGTGCAACGTGGACAGGTGATGGCTTATATTTATTCGCCCGAGTTGATAAGTGCCCAAGAAGAGTTGCTGCAGGCAGTGCGCTTGCAGGGCGAAGCCTCGCCGCTGGCACAGGCAGCCAAAGAGAAGTTGCGTAGCTGGAAACTCTCCGACCAGCAAATAGCCCATATTTTGGCAGCGGGCAGCGTGCAAACGGTCTTTCCCGTACTTGCCACTACCACAGGTTATGTGCTACGCAAGCAGGTAAATGTGGGGGATTATGTAAACACCGGACAAAGCCTTTTTGAAATTGCCGACCTCTCTACCGTTTGGATACTGCTGGATGTGTATGAAGAAGACCTTCCATGGATACAGCCCGGCATGCGGCTCAGTTATCATGTACAAGCCTTGCCGGGCAATACCTTCGAAGGTACGGTTGATTACGTGGACCCGGTGGTAGACCCCCAAAGCCGTGTGGCACGCGCCCGTGTGGTGCAAGCCAACCCGGGCGGGCAACTGAAGCCCGGCATGCTGGTGGTGGCAGAGGGGCAAGCCGGGCACAAGCAAGCGCCTCAATCCCTCATCGTGCCCAAAACGGCTGTGATGTGGACCGGCAAGCGCTCTTTGGTGTATGTGATGAGCCGTAGCCAAGAGGCGGTTTATTTCGAAATGCGGGAAGTAGTGTTGGGACTTTCTTTGGGAGATGATTACGAAATAGAAAGCGGCTTGCAAGAAGGCGAAGAGGTGGTCGTTCATGCTACCTTTGCCATCGATGCGGCAGCCCAACTTGCCGGAAAACCCAGTATGATGAATCGCCAAGGAGGCGTGATGCTTAGCCCTCATATGCACCATGGCGGTACCCATGGGGCGACACCTTCCACTACAAGCCAAGCAGTCCCCTCTGCTTTAAGGGAGCCCTTGCGGCAGCTGCTCGATGACTACGACCAATTGAAAAATGCTTTGGTAGAGGATAAACCCGCGGTTGCCCGCAAAGCAGCACAAGGCATGCTGAATCATCTCAAACAAGTGCCTATGGAAACATGGGAGGAAGAGATGCATCGTTTTGGGATGCCACAGGCTGAGCGCATCGGAGAGGCAGCCACCACCATCGCCAAAGCCCAAAATATAGAAGACATGCGCCGGGCTTTCCTGACGCTTTCAGATGCCTTTATTGCTTGGGCAAGCCGTTTGCCCGTAGCCGAAGATACCTTATACCTGCAGTACTGCCCTATGGCAAGCAACAACAAGGGAGGTTATTGGCTTAGCCGTGAAAAAAACATACAAAATCCTTACTTTGGCAGCACTATGTTGCGTTGTGGTTCGGTGAAGCAGACACTTACACCCGCAAAATAA
- a CDS encoding substrate-binding periplasmic protein, whose product MHWVPRLIMMCACTLLFASTAQTQTIRLSGDSWELTEKRGVGRITITYIETPLFIYTNEAGKLSGVCVDILKEFLLFLEKEKGVRVVLSIYKPNDDFNIFLSNVINAEGGVFGLANITITDARKKVMKFTRPYIKNRAMLASHKDLPTLYNLDDMPKVFAGCTAFTVRNSTFEQDLLELKQKYFPDMNIEYVSSAGSLAYKIAETPKSFGKIDFPYYVEAIQKNLPVKAHPVGSSYEDFGFIMPLNSDWKSVWDEFLEAFVRSARYRQLLIKHFGEAPTDLLLGTAQP is encoded by the coding sequence ATGCACTGGGTACCTCGATTGATTATGATGTGCGCCTGCACTCTTTTGTTTGCGAGTACCGCTCAAACGCAAACCATACGCCTGAGCGGCGACAGCTGGGAGCTTACCGAAAAACGCGGCGTGGGGCGTATCACCATCACTTATATAGAAACCCCTTTGTTCATTTACACCAACGAAGCAGGCAAGCTCAGTGGCGTGTGTGTCGATATACTCAAAGAGTTCCTTCTGTTTTTGGAGAAAGAAAAAGGAGTGCGCGTGGTGCTTTCTATCTACAAACCCAACGACGATTTCAACATATTTCTCAGCAATGTCATCAATGCCGAAGGTGGCGTGTTTGGCTTAGCCAACATCACCATCACCGATGCCCGCAAGAAAGTGATGAAGTTCACGCGCCCTTATATCAAAAACCGGGCAATGCTTGCCTCTCATAAAGACCTACCTACACTCTATAACTTGGACGACATGCCCAAAGTATTTGCCGGCTGCACTGCCTTTACCGTACGCAATTCCACTTTTGAACAAGACCTGCTAGAGTTGAAGCAAAAATATTTCCCCGACATGAACATAGAGTATGTGAGCTCAGCGGGTAGTTTGGCGTATAAAATAGCCGAAACACCCAAGTCTTTCGGTAAGATAGATTTTCCTTATTATGTGGAAGCCATACAAAAAAACCTGCCCGTGAAAGCACATCCTGTGGGCAGCTCTTATGAAGATTTTGGCTTCATCATGCCCCTCAACAGCGACTGGAAGTCGGTCTGGGATGAGTTTCTCGAGGCTTTTGTGCGCAGCGCGCGTTATCGTCAACTGCTCATAAAGCATTTTGGCGAAGCCCCCACCGACCTTTTACTAGGTACTGCCCAACCATAA